One Methanothermobacter tenebrarum DNA segment encodes these proteins:
- the gatC gene encoding Asp-tRNA(Asn) amidotransferase subunit GatC, translating to MMIEKEAEKILEEFSKALEKVPELEETHYIVDNLNRTRADKKQKHDPKRILRNAPVDEEGNIIVERGEWTQ from the coding sequence ATAATGATAGAAAAAGAAGCCGAAAAAATACTAGAGGAGTTCTCCAAGGCCCTTGAGAAAGTGCCCGAACTTGAAGAGACACACTACATCGTAGATAATCTTAACAGGACAAGAGCTGATAAAAAACAGAAACATGACCCTAAAAGGATACTGAGGAACGCTCCAGTAGACGAAGAAGGTAACATAATCGTAGAAAGGGGAGAATGGACACAATAA